In Magallana gigas chromosome 1, xbMagGiga1.1, whole genome shotgun sequence, the sequence GTTATGAAAAGATAATATGAAACATCAACATTTGCTCAGTTTTAAGTACGCCTAATGACAGCGAGGTCGAAAGGGGAGAATATAGTATTTATATGTCGCAGTTTGTGTTTATTCCAGAAGCTTGTTTAATTGTCAGATCCGTTTCAGGCACAGGcgataaaaattttgtattatttacaACATCTGCTGATCAAAATGTCGTTTCTATCCCCAACATCTATCTGAACAATTAAAAGGTTACTTAGTTATCAAATGTATGCTCTAAATGTAATTAGGCCCCcgaaggatttgcgggtgccctatagaaatcactctgtccgtccttctgtctgtccgtctgtcactcttccgtccacaacttttctgttttttttctaataactgtTTGTacggttgcccaatcaagttcaaatttggtatggtagttcactaggcagaaatacatattttgatgctaagtttggttctctatgtcttctggtttggagctggggtggtgaggtagattccttaactatgcataagaatgaataagcaaagagagataactgcataagaatgaatgggcaaagagagataactgctgagaatgttaccattgtatacatggaaggctgtgcaatatttgtcctttgggattaattaacttTCTAAAGGTAGAAAAttctaagctttatctttatctgtcacattgagattaattactgcactgcctgtgtctgcaaatgaactttgttttgaagtgaAGGTCacttttgaatgatgtgtagtattgtgtacattctttgaaatattggtttataatataataaatataatattcatactttattttggttaaaataccgtacacaatgatttatgataattttattgaattctaaaatgaaGATAtgtattaagatatcctttttcactattttattttctaaattatgttttttttatttttttctgccttaatgctgttaattttatcaGGTAATCAATTAATAACCTctttctgtcatttctgaacaaaaaaaaatattgtaaatttagaagaaaaggatgagagagcagaacaaatAATGCCCTGGAAtaaattatcttgcctgctgcagaaaatttagaggcttatctctatctgtcatatgaagattaatgaacacctttgtctgcaactgatgtttgttttgaagttgaggtcaaccctgggtgatacaatgtatttgcattcactgaaaggttgcattttataaaacacctgttttaatcttttttaaatacacatttaatttagtttttttataagacatgaggttatccccgttttatgcagatacaaggttactatttagagtttttggacattcgggaattattttgaaattttaaaaatacagttgttccttaaaattatcatatattattttttaaatgtaatcaaattaatctctcattccatgagctgcacccttATAGTTTTACcccatttatttttcatcattgttaatataaagaggatggaattcaattttttttttcacttctctatatgaattgtcatagcggggcccttcctgactggtccgTTTTTAGTTCATTCAGTTCTTGGCTCAAATACAATCTATGTTTTCGTCGAAAAGTTGTGCTGAATTAGATGTCAGATATCCTAACAcaagtttatttaaaacaaaaatggagcttgcaataaattataaattttaggATGTGTGGCAACTTGCAGAAATAATGTATGTGATCGCTCTGGAAACTGTACCGATGGCTGTGAAGACGGATACTGGGGACTGGCATGTGAATCGCAATGTCCTGTAAATTGTGACCAACGGACCTGTGACAGTACAACTGGATTTTGTATCAGCTGCAAGTCTGGTTACTGGGAAAAAACATGCAATTCACAATGTCCAATACATTGTATCGAAAGTGTTTGTGACAAAACCTATGGTAGCTGTACACAGGGATGTACATCGGGACGGTATGGAAACATGTGTAATAGAACATGCAGTCTTGGGTGTATAGGAGGGACATGCAACAAACAAAGTGCAACCTGTGCTAATGGGTGTGTGCAGAACTATGCAGGGTCTCTATGTGACGGTAAGAATCAcaatagtttaaaaataaaacaagtgaGTCAGATATACATGCTTTTTTCCCAAAATCACAAGGGCTAATAAAGGTATGTGtacttttgaattattattaattgtTCAACAGTTTTTGTAAATCCTTGTTTCTTTCAAATGTGGGTGGGATAATCCTGTAATGACTAAATCATTCATGAAAAAAAGTCcgacttgttaaaaaaaaatttcctcacttcttttttttcttcaataaacaGGATGTGACTCAAATCATTATGGATCTTCCTGTTCTCTGGAATGCAACCATAACTGTAAAAATAGTACGTGTAATGACACTACTGGTTTGTGTACTTTGGGATGTAAAACGGGATTCTATGGAGACAAATGTGACAGACAATGTACAAGTTGTCCGTCAGGTTGTGATCGAATAACAGGACAATGTAATGGAGACTGTCTAGTAGGCACGTACGGGGTATTCTGTGACAAATCATGCAACCAAGGCTGTGAGGACGGATGTATGCGAGACAGTGGTATATGCAATAGCTGCATCGATGGAATGTTCGGAGACGTATGTGATAGGAACTGTAGCAGTTGCCCTACAGGGTGTGACAGAATCTCTGGGCGGTGTAGTGGAGATTGTCCAGTTGGCA encodes:
- the LOC136270050 gene encoding scavenger receptor class F member 1-like, producing MCNRTCSLGCIGGTCNKQSATCANGCVQNYAGSLCDGCDSNHYGSSCSLECNHNCKNSTCNDTTGLCTLGCKTGFYGDKCDRQCTSCPSGCDRITGQCNGDCLVGTYGVFCDKSCNQGCEDGCMRDSGICNSCIDGMFGDVCDRNCSSCPTGCDRISGRCSGDCPVGKFGEFCNKTCSKHCRNGCMRLTGSCNDGCTVGKLGEFCNETCDARHEACCNQETCSRHFKQSQVPYTENESSLYVVITVLCISLLVNIFTITWIFRNKACKRQDVNQEKKKDTDAISTLRIYDTAEENAGYQELGQLSGPSHYDHLQGPATNK